In Pseudorasbora parva isolate DD20220531a chromosome 1, ASM2467924v1, whole genome shotgun sequence, the DNA window GTGGGTGAATTTGATGACAATCTCAAGCCAAGCATCTTCCTTCTCATTTTGAATTTGGGCTGCGACACAATCAGGATATTGATCTCCCAGAGTATTCCTcacattttttcttttgctCTGTAAAATGGAAACATTAGTATTATTTTGGTACTACTGTTCAGATATTGGCACAGAAAGCATGATTTCGTTTTTCCGAGAGCATGTTCTCACCCTCCAAGAGCAGGTTGACCTCCTCGTTGCTCTCCACAGCTACTGGCCTCAGGATCATGGCAAAGAAGATCGCCACAAATATCACCTATAATCCATAACGGTTGTGAAAGAGAACGGTAATCTCAATTATTTCTCCTAGtcatcaaaattaaattaaattgagagccaaaattaaaaatgtatacactCATGTATCCTCATTATTCACAATTAATCATACTCAGTACttcaagggatagttcacccaaaaattatcccattatttatttgccctcaagccatcctacactgtaaaaataaaatccaaGGAGTtgagtgaaacagccaatcagagcagagctcaacattaatattcatgactattccaaataaggcaaaaacagagcattacatcctagggacaatttatagggttgtaaaagGACCTTTAAAACTGTGTCTGGACCtattttgaccttaaataagccacataccctctatgtagatattagagaacaatttaacatattgtttcaaatcattctagggcacctttaattccTTTTGATCAGCTCAcatagcacagcgttcgtggctcgactcgttgagactgttttccaagatggctgccgtctgtaaacgcgtaatgcgctgtgtttataaagtatcttcttgtatctgtttgtactcttacaaagttctcaatgcttcggtttgcatgtagggaccctcattatgctgccgtgttagtgtgagactattttgagcctttttagtggtattaaagggttacttcagcgattagcatatggctttgtatcagtagaaaccctggagtatattcaaatgatcgtgctcccccctcttatatccccctgagacgagagatttatgcattttatttctgaaaaaattcctctcgtgacgcaaattgacgatatttgcgtcacgagaggaatgattgcccagaggctaaagactccagccagcagagggagccatttccgcatgttttcaacttgtgcatggggaatggagatcacactcacagctcagctacaggcattcatttaaacggatgctaagcaatgtaagtgttttaacttctcaaattaatttctatgaaagttaagcttccaaaggcatgaactgaaaacgcgttgtgaatgtatgccgcgaatgtggtcgcgattacctcagctctcatcacgagagctcatcagctcatttatgacgttaaatgtaatctgagtctgctgtgaaacgctgcaactcgatcgttatattgaacaggcacgttcagtatttaattgtaggaactcagttacagtaatccagtagtggtggctttgggaatggcctcacagggcagcgaagcattctgggaattgtagtctttcatccccatgagacaaaaatacattttctgtcttttctcagtctagaaagcaccaaattaaaaaatattttcacatttctactacattaatgacccagtttaaatacagattcatcttcccagcactgaagtacccctttaactagcaatttaatttcacttaccccaTGCCTcatagacaagcgctataagctaatctgtttttagagataaaactctttacattcgatttcatgaaaacgcatcccagagaacgatctactcggtaaccatctgtttaTTACCCCAAGGCTCATTTCTtaaccggagttgtcctttaactgtTTTTAACCGTAGtatttttacagtcttttactgttaaaattatgattttttttacagtgctgaTATAATCagtacaatcagagttatataaaaaaaatgtcctgccGGATCCaatctttataatggcagtgaatggcagcccaaggCTGATTTATGGCTGTGAAGAAGTTTGACATGCTCtgacatttgttttgttttttcagttgTTTTAAAGCATATTAATGGCTAAAGTCTGATTACACTGGATTCAGCACAAACAGGGCTACAGTAATATGTGAGCAACATGTACATAAAAGTTTGTATTTTTGAGAAGGTAATGTATATGCATAGTTTTTGAAAATCACTGAAATAAGGCCATCtaacacattttaaacatttgttcACAAGGCTTTTCAGAACTGGATATTGTTGCCTagagttttttcttcttcagaacAGTGTGAAAACCGTTTTGATCACTCATTGATACAAAACAATAGAGCCTTTTAACTTTTGTTGGACACTTATTGTCAGAATATGCGGGGTGTTTGTAgtttattcataaaatcatgtttaatttaaaagaagtaaacTGACTTTACATTGTCTTTACATAAAGACTTTACATCcaataccattcaaaagttttagaaCATTTTTTAAGGCCTTCTGAaacgatgcgtttgtgtaagaataAGTTAATTTTTGATTAATTTTGTTTTCCAGTATAGAATAGCAGGCATTTATCATTTTTGGGcgagctatccctttaattctCCTTTTTCCCAAGACCTCCACCTTTTCCTGAGAAGAGGAAAAGAATCCCCCTGGTTCTTACCTTAAGGGGCTGCATGATGAAGATGCTTTGGACAAGCGACAAGGTAAGAGTGACAACCCACTGTATGGATGACTCCCTTCCgtactggaagccataaaacaGGGTAAAGAAGGTGGAAATACCGCTAATGGTAAAAAGCAGGGTCCAGCCAATAAAAAGAAACCACCAAGGCAACCACCATCCCTGTTTCTTCTTCTCTACTTGCACAGATGGAGTGCTGGAACAAAagtcacacacaaaaacagcttTAGATCACAGCCCACAAAGTACTGCGCAAGTAAAACTAATTTACAGCGTAACCTTCGATAATTATAGTGTAGGCTACCTATAAAGAATACATACATATCGGTATAAGGGACCAATATGcacattttggaaaataaatGGGTAACAAccaggaaaattaacaaatagTTGTATACTGCAGGTCGTTTAGAACTAAGGGGAATTTATTATGATAGGCAACAACCTTATGTTTGGGAGATCCAtccaggcttttttttttttttaaatcacatggTACATGAGAGCATTTAtacagtaatgttttttatgcaaaagtacatttttgttgttgatcattttgcctgtgtTAATGCCAACTGCATACATTTTGGTACaagtgtgtatttttattggaagtTTACTATTTTAACCTCATTTCCTTTAATAAATAGATTTAACACTGGTAACACAAAAATAGTTCGTCTCAGGACCGTTTGGACAAAAATGTCCCCAAATGAAACCCAATAAAACTGAAATTTCTAACCCCAGGGTCATTTCACTATAAAATGATACAGTGTTTGTTAATAGGCTAGGCTTTCATTCTTTTAGCAAAGCTttgctgtttgttttttgtttttttaccggATGGTGCGGTTTTCTAAGGTTTGGCctataaagcaaatattttcTGCTTCTGCATATTAGTcaattgaataaattatgcagctataattgtgtgtgtgtgggtgtgttacTATGAATGGCAGAGTGTGTTTGATTgtgtgtaataaaaaaaaaattgtctgtGCGTGTAAAATTTGAGAGAAAAACTCAATCCCAAATCCACCCACTGCATGTAATGGGGAAAAAGTGGTACTGCGCCCAAACAAAATCTCACTGAAAGCTAAttttttgaaatatcaacatcaAATTTGGAAAACaacttaattaaattaatggCTTTGATTTTCTAGCAGTTTTAGAGTtcaacatgttttattcaacataatgttcataaatcatttttataatCCTCTATaacgcttttttttttgttatgggTCTTCTCTAAGATTAGACCAACCTTAAGTCTCCATagcttaaaatgtttttgacagtttttagacattttttccTCTAAGGACCTCAGAGTAACTTTTGTAAGTTGATGCACAAGGGTTAATACATTTACAACAGGACAAGCTGACCTTTGGGAAGTGTGCTGGACAGACACCATTTCAGCCTTCTTCAGCAGAACACTGACTGTCCCACGTGCCTCCCGAAGCTCTTCATTAAGAAAGTAACCCTTTTCTCCCACGTGCTCCAGTAGGCGAGAAATGTGGCTCAGTGTATATAAAACGAAACGGCTGCAGAACGACCAATGGGGGTCACCAACACTTTCTACTGCACGGGAACACACAACACATATGATGAGTCCCtgtgtaataaaaaaacatgcacattgggggattttttttttaatgaaacagaACTTAAAGGTGAAGTATGTCGTTTTTGCGACATTAGTTGCACCTGGgattacaaaaataaagcatatttttaaacaatCTGCGTCGCACCTTTCCCAACTCAAACATCACAGACACAGCTCTCAGGGGTGCTTGTGAATGCTTATCTCAACAGGTTACTTTTAATAAAAGGTCTTACATATTAGCTGTGTTGCTATGTGTCTTGAGTAAGCTAAAAACTCTAGCGCAAATGTCATCCAACGCATCTGCACTGGGCACATTTTTCCAGTTGCCACGCCctaaactctccacctgctacagtagccacgccccaaactctccacctgctacagtagccacgccccaaactctccacttgctacagtagccacgccccaaactctccacctgctacagtagccacgccccaaactctccacctgctacagtagccacaccccaaactctccgcctgctacagtagccacgccccaaactctccacctgctacagtagccacgccccaaactctccacctgctacagtagccacgccccaaactctccacctgctacagtagccacaccccaaactctccacctgctacagtagccacgccccaaactctccacctgctacagtagccacaccccaaactctccgcctgctacagtagccacgccctaaactctcagcctgctacagtagccacgccccaaactctccatctgctacagtagccacgccccaaactctccgcctgctacagtagccacgccccaaactctccgcctgctacagtagccatgccccaaactctccacctgctacagtagccacgccccaaactctccgcctgctacagtagccacaccccaaactctccgcctgctacagtagccacgccctaaactctcagcctgctacagtagccacgccccaaactctccgcctgctacagtagccatgccccaaactctccacctgctacagtagccacaccccaaactctccgcctgctacagtagccatgccccaaactctccacctgctacagtagccacaccccaaactctccgcctgctacagtagccacaccccaaactctccgcctgctacagtagccacgccctaaactctcagcctgctacagtagccacgccccaaactctccatctgctacagtagccacgccccaaactctccgcctgctacagtagccatgccccaaactctccacctgctacagtagccacaccccaaactctccatctgctacagtagccacgccccaaactctcagcctgctacagtagccacgccccaaactctccatctgctacagtagccacaccccaaactctccatctgctacagtagccacgccccaaactctcagcctgctacagtagccacgcccaaactctccatctgctacagtagccacgccccaaactctccgcctgctacagtagccatgccccaaactctccatctgctacagtagccacaccccaaactctccatctgccacagtagccacaccccaaactctccgcctgctacagtagccacgccccaaactctccgcctgctacagtagccacgccccaaactctccatctgctacagtagccacgccccaaactctcagcctgctacagtagccacgcccctaactctcagcctgctacagtagccacgccccaaactctcagcctgctacagtagccacgccccaaactctccatctgctacagtagccacaccccaaactctcagcctgctacagtagccacaccccaaactttCCACCTCCTACAGTAGCCGCGCCCAAACTCTCCATCAGCTATAGTAGCCACACACCAAACTCTccgcctgctacagtagccatgccccaaactctccacctgctacagtagccacgccccaaactctccatctgctacagtagccacgccccaaactctccacctgctacagtagccacgccctaaactctccacctgctacagtagccacgccccaaactctccatctgctacagtagccacgccccaaactctccgcctgctacagtagccatgccccaaactctccacctgctacagtagccacgccccaaactctccatctgctgcagtagccacgccccaaactctccgcctgctacagtagccatgccccaaactctccacctgctacagtagccatgccccaaactctccacctgctacagtagccatgccccaaactctccacctgctacagtagccatgccccaaactctccatttgctacagtagccacgccccaaactctccgcctgctacagtagccacgccccaaactctccgcctgctacagtagccatgccccaaactctccacctgctacagtagccatgccccaaactctccacctgctacagtagccatgccccaaactctccacctgctacagtagccatgccccaaactctccacctgctacagtagccatgccccaaactctccatttgctacagtagccacgccccaaactctccgcctgctacagtagccacgccccaaactctccacctgctacagtagccacgccccaaactctccatctgctgcagtagccacgccccaaactctccgcctgctacagtagccatgccccaaactctccacctgctacagtagccacgccccaaactctccgcctgctacagtagccacgccccaaactctccgcctgctacagtagccatgccccaaactctccacctgctacagtagccacgccccaaactctccatctgctgcagtagccacgccccaaactctccgcctgctacagtagccatgccccaaactctccacctgctacagtagccacgccccaaactctccgcctgctacagtagccatgccccaaactctccacctgctacagtagccatgccccaaactctccacctgctacagtagccatgccccaaactctccatttgctacagtagccacgccccaaactctccgcctgctacagtagccacgccccaaactctccatctgctacaatagtcacgccccaaactctccacctgctacagtagccacgccccaaactctccacctgctacagtagccacgccccaaactctccatctgctacagtagccacgccccaaactctccacctgctacagtagccacgccccaaactctccacctgctacagtagccacgccccaaactctccatcagctacagtagccacaccccaaactctcagcctgctacagtagccacgccccaaacccTCCATcagctacagtagccacgcccaaactgaatgaatgTCAATGAATCATAACACATGACATTGCAGAAGAATTTGCAGATGTTTCAAAAAcgtttaaaactttttaaaattacacatacataaatgtaaagtaatgtaataaaaactgtcaattataataaaataactgacttaCTATATCATGCGTAAACGACACTGAGATAATGCTCAATATAGCACATAAACATGTAATGTGTGTAGTACTGATCAGGGAACCTTGCATAATCTGAAGGACGCCATTGACTTTATTCAGGGCCCAGAAAAGATCCCCACTGGTCTCAGGCCGTATCTCTTTGGCAGCCAGCATGTTTTTCGGGCTTTTGCTGAGATGATTTAACAGTCCTACGGTTTCCTATGTGTACGAACAGAGCATTCACTTATAACCACGATACATACAGCAATCTACTTGAGAGAGCAGTTATTAAGCTTCATACCTTCATGATGATGTTCATAGACACAGCAGCAACTGCTGTTGTTTTCTTGGAGGACTCAGCCTTTTCTAGGTTTCGGAGAAAGCGTGGTTTGATGTGTCTGAAGATAGTAATGATGAGGATGTTGATGGGGAACATTAAAAGGCCGCTCTCTAAGCCTACCATGAACTCCTGCCATGTCAGTGTGAAAGAACCTGTAAAATTCAAGAAAATATTTTGTGTATAGACATATATTtttagtaaaacatttaaaacttatattagggctgttgatttaatgcattaactaaatCAATCAgttatggggaaaaaataacacgTTAGAAATATTAGCACATTTTGCACACACACCCTAGACCTAGTTCACTTTAAGTATGTCTCAGcaggtgcattgtgggatagaATGAGAGCATTAAAAaacatccactatggtttcggacataTCTACACCTTTTTAAGGGTATAGGAGGCGATTTTGGACACAGCCACAATATTGTGTTTTTGTTACTTATAAAGCCAGAGCAGAACGACTGTGCTTCACTGAGCGACACACAGCGTTTCGTTTctgaaatgattcaatgactcacttataaAGAGAGCCATTTACttcattcctgaatgaatcaaccgtttgaatgaatcaaatgaatgattcaatgactcactcatttagacatttaccgccacctactggcagtATGAGTTTCTTATTTAGAGTTTAATTTAatagaattaaaaaatatatcctattaaagatataatttaccccaaaatgaaaatgatgtaatcatttactcaccctcatggctGTTGAAGCCTAAATGTGTAAAACAATTGTATTCTAAAGCTTTAGAATCTATTCTTCTCATTTAACAcaataatgactttaaaaaaccCTTTTGGGGTAATTTGAAAGCCAAATTTAATGTGCGATTAATTTTTACATGAACTAGATCAGTGGTTCCAACCACGTTCCTCGAGGCACACCAACagagcacattttgcatgtctccttgatcaaacacacctgattcaagtCGTAAGCTCATTAGTAGTGACTCCAAAAtccgatgtgtgtgtgtgtcagacataTTGCACTGTTGTTGGGCCTCCAGGAATGTGGTTGGGAATCACTGATCTAGATTAATTAAATCACCACATGGTATAATTAATTACAtacaaaatgtaattgattgacagccctaatatatagcGTTCAATCATTCACTcatgctccagaaggaaacatgATGCAGCCGGGGGTGAAAACTTTTGCACAGCATGAagttttttcttattttgtttatcttatctttttttaatttagtgctgCCCTTTAGAAGCAACAGAAATTCCTTACATGTTTCCTGGAAGACAAATGAAGCACAATTTACCTTGATCTTCCAAAAGTTTTCACCCCCGGCTCCTAATGTGTCATATTTCCTTCTAGAGCgtcagtgaatgtttgaacctttttttttttttaaatatctgagTCCCTCAATCGTCCACAGTGGGAAAAGATGaatctcaaaatcatacattCACTGATGGAAATGGTTCAAATATGCacaagatgctggaaaactgaagatttttctgaagaacgttAGTCAGTTGAACTGCTTAGGAAaaacaagagactcaagaacaaccatcacaaaacacacacacagccgtggatcatccagggaatggcaaacgcacacacacacacacaaggacacacacacacacacacacacacacacacacacgtggatCATCCAAGGAACGATACACAGGTTTAAGAATCACTGGTATGAAAACTTCTGAGCGGGGTCCTTTTTATGAATTCAAGTATTGTAAACATGTTTAATCTaaaatattggtaacactttataataatggtccgttattaatagataactgtgcaggaagtaatgcaggactaatgcgtagcactacattaacacttcagctactactattaactaatatagaaacaagctgaactaatcagtaagGAATATTGAATTCAGGACTAAAGATAGTTCCTTATTAGGTAATTAATAGTTACTGAATGAGACTGGCGTCACTAATAACTCATAGGTAACAAGAAAAATTATAAAGAATTACTAATTAATTACTAATCACAACATTAACATGTCTGAGATGTGAGaaattgtctatttttactctcaatgtggtcataaaatgcatcactgattactaaagtgttacctagtcATGATGCAGGAACTTCTGGCGATCTGgagcattattttaaagtggaaaacattGTTAGATCACTAGCAGTTCTTAAAAATTCTCCTTTAttactctgaataaagtcataaaatgcATAACTAATAACTCAAGTACCCAATCACTCTTCAAGGACTTCTGGTGATCTGgagcattattttaaagtgacaaaccatattttcctctttaaaataaTAGTCCAGATCACTAGAGTAACTCCTGCATAATgactaggtaacactttagtaattagtgatgcattttatgactttattcagggtaaagaatatgattaattacatctcagacacacaataatgttgtgataattggtcagttagttaatagttattaatgaggctaatctcagtcagtaattattgattacttAAAGGTAGGGgaggtaggaattggttaaaaaacttttttttccaaacttatttaaactttctttatatatcaatacataattaaaatgtaagtactctgaaaaagaaagtataaaacttgagtgtctgtagacctctcacgactgttttaaagacagctcattatttccatttactccaccttctcccttctgggctctttccaaagccacgcccccaaaacacatgaacgcgctacaccgaccaatcagaatcacatgtaataaaaaatcaaactttatcagtatgaatataaacagataagatgtcttttagtactcactatcaaacTAGAATAcagatactggtaaagtttaaaatatatttttgtttgatttggtaacgagctagttattTTTACAAGGCACagaaaacgggtagcatcatgttttttcaatagcatcagttatattgtaatgaagatgaatttggtgtaagattcataacatatactgtgttttgcatgtaagagtttccatgatgaaagcattgttgattagcagtagctaaagctaacttagctctaaaaaaagttcctggatgcgttGTACTAGCTtctacacatgcattttgttatctaaagttaattttgcaaaattcaacacgacagcgatcaacttgagctaagcatattgagtatttatcatctctactaatggctaagtgtaaaatattgtaactttatgctaagtaatgttatgttagctatattaggcagcttcatgtgctcttgatacatgcttcatgaaaacataaaccgaaaaaatgtataatcaaaatgaaagatgacctgtccagcagaaatacagccagcaatgagtcgtttttcaggtccctcagttctcaccatcgttgaaaagccacgcagatatttactcgagtttgatttctttgtttatccaaagactttctgtgcattgccttttctcgtactgtcttccttttttgcattgattgccttcgctgactgtaaaaccctgcactgtgaattttgaatgctctttctctgccattattttgccgaggtttcttgcctcttgaactcCTCAAAtcagagagagtgacagtcgcccaaggcaatcatttgtttcgtcccgaacaaaaataatgagtggtgtttattgcagattaaaaactctagagtcactcggtttttatactctccttttcagagaacttacattttaattatgtattgacacataaagaaagtttaaacaaatttggacaagttttagatcagtccgtcctaccctacctttaataaGGAACTATCTCCTAAATTCAATATTCcttactgattagttcagcttgtttctatattagttaatagtagtagctgaagtgttaatgtagtgctacgcattagtcctgcattacttcctgcatagttatctattaataacggACCATTATTATAAAGTTTTACCAAAATATCTTATCCAGAAtagtattaaattaaaaatagcatacattttgtttctttgttaaaataattaacatttttcaTATTCTGCGAGGTGTATGTAAACCTTTGAGCTTGGCTGTATAAATAGATAGATTTATatcttataaaatatatatgtgtaatgaacataaattaataagtatgtaataaattaatacctGAACAGAACATGCCTTTCAAACAGGATGCGTTGCATAATAATACCTGCATGCTGATGAGAGCGGGATGTCACATTTGAGCGTTACATAAATTCAGAAAATCAAAAATGCTGCAGGGAAGTTTTCTGACCTATCTTTAGAAGGACAGGAGACTCCTGATCAGCAGGAAGGTTCCAGAACATGATGTTAATGGCCATGGTGCAGAGCAGCAGACACATGCAGCAGGACACTCTCTGCACGCGCGTGAAGGGACTGCGGCGCGGCGGGTCAACGATCGACACCCAGATGTGCTCATCCCGAAAGCCAGATGATGTCCGGGCCGAGAAGATGTTgctggggtggggtggggtggttAGAAACATACATATATCCAATAttcacaatattttaaaatattcaatCCACTCTAAAGTTTAGTTGACTCTCGTTGTCTTAAATGCTTGTTTTACTGAATTTAGAGCTAACATTGGTTACTCTTTATCtcgatggtccactttagacattctactaactatacgttactttgcaactacatatcAATTTATAATTCTAATCCGAACCCTAACCTAATTCTCTGAAAGTTACT includes these proteins:
- the pkd1l3 gene encoding polycystin-1-like protein 2, with protein sequence MCLLLCTMAINIMFWNLPADQESPVLLKIGSFTLTWQEFMVGLESGLLMFPINILIITIFRHIKPRFLRNLEKAESSKKTTAVAAVSMNIIMKETVGLLNHLSKSPKNMLAAKEIRPETSGDLFWALNKVNGVLQIMQVESVGDPHWSFCSRFVLYTLSHISRLLEHVGEKGYFLNEELREARGTVSVLLKKAEMVSVQHTSQSTPSVQVEKKKQGWWLPWWFLFIGWTLLFTISGISTFFTLFYGFQYGRESSIQWVVTLTLSLVQSIFIMQPLKVIFVAIFFAMILRPVAVESNEEVNLLLEEQKKKCEEYSGRSIS